Genomic segment of Rhodocaloribacter litoris:
ACGGCACGGGGCGCGGTGCCTGTGCCCTCGCCGGCCCGAGCACCGGCAGCGACACCAGCACGACAACGACCACCCTCCTCATCCGGCGTGTCCAGCGTGCGATCGGTTCCATCATGGCAAAGTCCCTCCATGTTCGGTCTTACGCCGTGCTCGATTATAAGCGTCCCTGCCCCCCCGGGCAGAGCGGGCTCTGCGAAGTCGCCATGAAAACCGGGGCGCGCCCCTCTCCCTCTGCGACGCGTCATCGCCCCCTTCCTGCTTTCCCCGGAAACGGCAGCATGAAGAACGCGTCAACGCACCGCCACAGGGTTGACGAACAGGAAGCCGCCTGCGTAGATTGGGGTCCTCTGACACGGCACCGGGGCACCGAAACCGTATCGCGGCACCGGCGTTTGTTAACCCGGCGTCCCGCTGTCAGGGTGCGGAAGAGACCGCAGACGGTCCGGCGATGAAGCATCGCCTGCTATGCCCTCTGCCCAGGTGGCGGAAGTGGTAGACGCGCTAGATTCAGGATCTAGTGGCCATTGCGGCCGTGGAGGTTCGAGTCCTCTCCTGGGCACATACACTTCCCTCGGAAGCCGTTGAGTCTCAATGACTTAGCGGCTTCTCTTTTTTCCCTTTCGACAACATTTCGACAACATTTTGCCCCGAAACGTAAAAGCCCCGGCAACCTGATGGCAGGCTGCCAGGGCTTCCGGCTCACGTCCCAGAAGGGCGTGTGCGGCATGATACGCGATCATCTCCTCCGCGATCCCGGCACCACCCCCCACCCCCCCTTGATTTGCACGCGTGTGCGTACTGCCCCCGCGCCGGTCCCCCCGGCCAGGTCGCAGAGATTTTACCCCCCCTACCGGTACACCAGCCGGCGCAGGTCCACGGCTCCCAATGTTTGCGTGCAAACACTCACCGCCGGGTCGTCCGCCACCGGCGTCGCCCGCAGCAGCTCGATGGCCTCCCCGGCAAGGCGCACCTCGGACGCCCCGCCGCCGATGCGGCTTGTGTCCATCGTGGTTACACCGCCGCGCCAGTGCTTAAAGGTGCGCTCGGTGCTGATACTTGAAACGTTGCAAGTATCGGCTCTCATTTTTGCTACGAAGGGGTGACTCACCCTGCACCGCCGGGCAATCTCCCGGTCACTCCACCGGCGCCACTCCTCGTCCTGGAGCAACGTCATGACGGCGCGGCGCTTGTCGGCGCCCGTGCGGCGCAGGCCGTGCTCGGCGTTGGCGCCGACGCTGTGGAGGATGGCGTCACGCCGGGACGGGTCCTTTGCTGTAGAGCCCGTGCACGCAGGCCATGAGGATTTTTGCACAGTTTGCGTCTGGACAAGAGGATTTTTGCCGCTCCCGGCCGCCTCAAACCTCGACGACACGCCGCACGGTGGCCCTCGCCGGCAGGATGCTCCGCAGGCCGTCGCCCCGCGTCCCGGCCGGGACGTCGTAGCGCCACCGCGGCGGGTCCGGCCACCGGCACAGCCCGCCGCCGGGCCGGTGCGGCCAGTCGTAGGCCGCACAGCGGCACACGGGCACCGTGCGGCACGCGTAGCGGGTAAACAGCCTCTGATTGCCGCGTGTGTGGCCCGCGTGCGGCGCACATAGCTGCTCCGGGTGGCCCCACATGGCCCAGGCCCGGCACCGCTCCCCGGCCCGCGGGTGGCCCTCCGGGTACACGTGGCGGCAACGTCGCAGGTTTTGTGCTCGTCGTGAGTAGGCCATACGCCGAGTGTGTTTTCCGGGTTAATCAGCCCCATCCGGGCGGCGTCTCCAGCGCTCGCAGGAAGGCGTCCCAGAAGGCCGCCTCCTCCCAGGTCACCAGCTCCTCGACCAGCCGGTCCGTGGCCCGCTCGCCGGCCTCGATCCACGCCTCCCAGTCCCATCCGTCAGGGTCGAGCCGGGCCACCAGCGCACGGGGCACCTGGTCGGTGAGCTTCAGGTCAGGGTCTTCCATCGCTTTCATATTTCGCCTCTACCGAGTTCTCGTTTCACGGGGGTACTCTCCCCCGGATCGCAGGAGATCGCGCTATCTGGACGCGTAACGCGTCCCTGAGCGTCACGGGCCGAACCACGACTCAAAGTCCTCCAGCCGTAGCACGACCAGGTCCCCCGTCATGGTTGCGCCCCCGCTCGTGCAGGATGGCCACCGGCACAGCCCGCCGCCGGTGTTTGCGCGCAAACATCAGGGGCCGAACCACGACTCGAAGTCGGCCAGCCGCAGCACCACCAGGTCCCGGTCATGGTCGCGCCCTTTCTGGTGGAGGATGGCGACGGGTAGTTGATCCTCCCGTGCGGCGGCCTCGGCCTGGCACACGGCGTCCTCGATCCAGGCGGGCAGCCGGGTGCGGTGCTTGATCTCGATGGCGAGCCAGCGGTGATCTACGTCGGGCGCGTCGCCACGGCTCCGGCCCGTCACGGGTACGCGGCGGCCATTCAGGCGAGCGGCCACGGCGCGTTCGGTGCGTTTCCACGATTTTTCAGGCATCCGCTTCCTCCGGTTAACAAACGGGCCTCGCAGGCGATGAACGCCTCTCACAAGTCCGCCTTATCGGCTAAGAATCGGCTTCCTCGGTTAACAAATAGCGCCGGCTCAGGGCCTCCATCGTCTCCCGGCCGAAGGCGCGGTAAAGCTCCCTCACCAGGTCGAAGGCCACGTCCAGACTCGGGCCCCGGTCGGCGCTCCGCAGGACCTCCGCGATGCTGTGGTAAAACTCGACGGGCTCCTCGACACGCCCCCAGCCCTCCAGGTCGAAGGGTGCACGCGGCAGGTAGACCGATGCGTACCAGAACCAGGCGCACAGGAAGCCTTCTTCCAGGTCGCCGCCGAAGGCGTCGTCGAAGTAGGAGAGCGGCTCGATGCAGGCTCGCCACCGCTCCGGGTCCGCACCCTCGGGCACGGCGTCGAGCATGGCATCGAGGATGTCCTGGAGCAGGAGCCGGTCACGCAGCAGGTCCCGGTGTCGTCGCAGCGCCTCGACCACGTCGTCGGGCAGCGGCTCGCGATACTCGACCACCAGCCGGTGCCGCTCTCGTCGTAGCCGGCAGCCCAGGTCACGGGCGCGGCGGATGGCGTCGGTCAGGGTCATGTCACACTCTCCTAGAAGGGCGGGTTAGACTCGCGGATCGGCCGCAGCTCGAAGCCGTCCTCATCGTCTCCCAAAAAATCCCGATTTTTGCTGTCACCGCTGTCACCGCCGTCACCAATCGCGGTTTTTGATGGCGTTTTGGCCGTTTTTTGGGTGACAGCGGCGGTGTCACCCTTGCTGTCACCGCCGTCACCCTTGCTGTCACCGCTGTTACCGGGTGACGGCGACGATGACACCGGTGACGGCAGGGTGACGGCAGTTGCTGTCACCCCTGAATCGCGGTTTTTGCCCCCGTTTTGGCCGTTTGGTGACGGCGGTGACAGCGGTGACAGCATTTTTCGGGACTTTTTGGTGAGACACCACGTGCGGGCCCGCTTTGATCTCCCCCGCATGATCTCCACGCCGGCGGCCAGCAACGGCGGCTCCAGCCGGGAGAGCATCGAGCCCAGGGCCGCCGGCGTCTTGGGCCACCCGTGCGGCACCCGCTCGTGGCCGGCGTGCTGGAGCAGCGCGGCGTGCAGATCGGTGGCCGTACCCTCCCAGGTGCCGCGCTCGTCCACGAAGTCGAGCAGGGCTTGTGCGAGCGGGTCATCGAGCAGCGTCGCACCCAGGTCCTCCTGTGCTCCTGCGTAGGCCTCCAGGAAGCGCCCGGCCGGGCCGGGCAGGGCCTCCTCGGCGGCCAGCACGAACGCGGCGAAGTCGGCCATCCTCGGCAGCCGCTCCGGTCGCACCTGGTCGATGCGGGCCAGCCCCAGCGCCACGGCGTCGAGCAGCGCACCCAGCAGGCGCGGCCTCGCCTCCTCGAACCGGCGCCACAGGTCCGCCTCCATCTCCCGCTCGCTGTCCGGTATCATCGACAGCCGCACCGGGATCGAGCGGTCGGCCAGGTCGGCGTATCGCACCAGGTCCGGGATGCCGTTGAGGATGATCGGGCGGCGGGCCTCGAAGATCGCTTCCTGCCGGTCTGTGTACAGCGCACGGGTGCGAAGGCCTCCACCGGTGGCCAGCCGGCACAGGGCATCGGAGAGCCAGCCGGGCACGGTGGACAGGTTGTCCAGCGCCACGATGTGGGCATTTGCGGCGGTGACCACCAGGTCGCGCACCTCCCGCGGCGGCGCGGTCAGCCCTCCGGTCTGCGGGTCGAGCAGGGCACGCAGCAGACGGGCCGTCGTCGACTTGCCGCTCCCCTGCGGGCCGCTCAGCACCAGCAGCGGGTATCCCGCCGGCGATCCCAGCGCTCCGATGAGCCACGCGGCGGTGAGCGGGAGCCCGTCGCCCTCGGCCCGCACGAACGCGCCTAGCTCGTCGAGACGACCGCCACGCACGGGTGCGGGCAGATCGAGGAAGCCCGGCGGCCTCGTAAACACCGGCCACCCGTTGGTGGTTTGCGCTTTATGGGATGACAGCGGCGCCGTCATCACGTGCCAGCGGCCGGGCTCCACGACGGCCACGCCGGCGCTCCCCAGGTCGATATACACGCGGTCATCGAGACGGGCCACCCGGACGTGCACCTGCTCCTGCTCTCCCTCAAACGCGGCCATGGCCTCCAGCGTGGGCATGGCCTCCGACAGCGTCGATGCCGTCAGCCCCTGGCCCTCGGCCTCGTAGAAAGCGCGGGCCAGGGCACTACGGCCGGCGCCACGGAGCGGCAGAGCGACGTGGTCGTCACCCACCAGGTACGGTGTGCCATCCACGTCGCGGATGAAACGGAAACGCGCCTTCGCCAGCCGGCACAGCCGGGTGGGTGCGCTCTCACGCGGGCGCTCCCTGGACGCGTCACGCGTCCGGCGGCGGCCACGGTGCTCCTCGTCCTTCCAGGCGTCGGGAAGCTCGATATTTTTCGCGTCCGCCATCTCCCGCAGGACGTCCCAGTAGGCCCTGCCCCCCAGCGGTAGCGTCCGCTTGGTGCACCAGGCCCAGGCCTCGATCGCCCCGCCGCCCACCTCCTCGGCGTGACAGTACCACTCGCCCCCCTTGATGAGTAGGCCGCCGTTATCCGGCAGGCGCGTCTGGCCGTCGCGCTCCTCCCTCACCTCGCCGGCCCGGCCGTGATGGCGAAATACCTCCATCGGCGTCCAGGCCTCCAGCACCAGGCGGCGGGCCTCCTCGGCGATCTCCTGCCGCTCCCGCTCCCGGTCGTCGCCGACCTTTCTGGAGCGGCCGGTGACCTCCTGACGGCGCTCAGGCGGCTCCGGCGGCGGCTCCGGCGGTGCCTCCAGCGCCGGCGTCTCCTTGATGATGCGGCGCAGGTCCTCGGCCGTGCCTCCGGCATCGAGCCAATCGCTCACGTCGCCCTTCTCGGGCAGGTCGGGCAAATCGACGATGCGGACACTCCGGGCCACGTCGTAGACGGAGCGGGCCACCTCGGCGGCGTGCCGGCGGCCGGGCCCGTCGTTGTCGGGCAGGATGACGACGTGCGCCCCACGCAGGGCCTCGCTGTACCCGCCATCCCGCCACTTGCCCGCGCCCATCGCGCAGGTGGTGGCCACGAAGCCCAGGTCGGCCAGGCGGTCAACGTCCTTCTCGCCCTCGACGATGATGACGACGCGCCCGGCGCGGGCGGCCTCGAGGACCTCGGGCAGGCGATAGAGCACGCGGCGCACGCCTCCCAGGCCCGCCCTCCAGCCGTCGCCCTCGCGGCGGTACTGGCGGAAGGTCTTGGGCTGGTAGCGGCGCACCTGGTAGAGCGGCCGGCCCCCCTCGTCACGGTAGGTGTAGCGGGCCACCTCGATGGGCGGCGGTGCGGGCTCCCGGCCACGGCGGCCGTCACCAATGGACGCGTCATGCGTCCGATCCTCCGGCATCAGGTCGGCCAGACGCAGCCCCAGGGCCTGGACGACGGCCTCGGTGGAGCAGCCGGCGTGACAATGGATGAGCACGCGGCCGTCCTCGCCCTCCGAGACGGACAGCGACGGCTCTCGGTCCTCGTGCGCCGGGCAGCGGGCCGCGTAGCCGCTCCCGGACGGGCGGACGCCGTGGAGACGGCGCAGCAGGTCCTCGAGCCTCATCGGGCGGCCCTCCCCGCCGTCAGCCGGCGGCGCTTGATCTCACGGGCGAGGATGCGGGCCACGTAGGCGCGGGCGCGGGCCAGGTCCTCGGCCGTCAGCGGCTCAAACCGGCGGCGCTCCGGCGGCAGGGCGGGCGGCGCAGCCGGGTGGATGCTGGCGGTCATCGCTCGGCCCTCCCGCCGACCAGGTGCCGGCCGATGAACGTCTCCAGGTCCTCCCGGCGATAGAAAATCATCGTGCCCACCTTCGCGTACGGTAGCTCGCCGGAGTCCCGCCACCTCTGGAGCGTGGCGCGGGAGACGCCGAGCAGGCGAATGGCCTCGGCGTTCGAGATGTAGGCCAGCGGCTCCGGATTGCGGGCCTCGGCGGTGCGGGCGTCGGGGCGCAGGACCTCCTCCAGGTCCTGCCGGATGGCCGCCCTCAGGTCGTCCAGGACGGCCGGGTCGAGTGCGATGATCTGCATAGCGACAGCGCTCTGGTGATCGATACGGCGCCATGATCGCCATGCAGAAGGGCCTCTACTGGCCAATGCATTGGCCAATCACTGGCCAGTTTGGCCAAAAAGGTTAAGATTTGATGAAGTGCGGGCTCACCTCGATGTCCTCCAGCGGCGGACGGTGCGCGGTCCTTGACGGCGGCCGAAATCTCAACATTTCTCAACAAGCTCACCCTGATGTCCTCCAGCGGCGGACGGTGCGCGGGCTCACCTCGATGCCCTTCCGGGCCAGGCGCTCGGCCACGGCGGCGTCAGCGGCATCCTTCGGTGCGCTCATCCCTTCGCTCAGCGCCCGCTCGATCTCCTCCTCAAACCACCGGCGGACGATCTCCTTCTGCGGCCCGGTCAGCTTCGCATTCCCGCGTGGCCGCTCCCGCCACACCTGTTCGTCACCGGGCGCGGGCGCTTCCGGTAGCGTACCGTGCAGCACGACGCAGGCAGCCACGGCCTCGGCGGCCACGGCCCGCGTCTCGGCGTGCAGGGCCGCCTCCCGCTCACGCCCCACCCGCTCGGCCAGGTGGCGAAGATAGGGCAGCGGGTCGGGCGTCTCCCCCGGCGGGTGCGCCGGCGGGAAGGCTGCTTGCAACGCACGAAGCGCCTCCTCGAAGTGCTCCACCGGCGGACGCACCTTCAGCATCGCGCGCCACGCGATCATCACCTCACCGGCCAGGACCACCTCGGGCGGATGCACACGACGCAGGGCATCGAGCAGGCGGCGTAAGGTGCGGCGGCGGCGGGATACGGCATCGCCACCCGTCACCGCCCCGGATGTCCGGCGCAGTCGGTGTGCAAGCTCGGCCCGCTCCACGAAGTAGTCGGGCGGCGGCACGGCCGGCGTCAGGCCCGCACGGATGGCAACGCACACGTACCACCCTGCGAAGATGCGCCGGGCCTCATCCTCCGTCGCCCGGGCAGCGTCCAGGTATGCATCACGCTCGGCTCGGGCCGTCTCCTGCACCCCTTTCAGCACGGTAAGCGCCCGCGTGTCCTCTGTCCCGGCCAGGTCCCGCAGCAGGGCCGCCCGGTGCTGCCGTTCACGCTCCAGCCAGGGCGCAGCGTCCCAGACGTCGGGAGCACGGTAGGCGATGGCCGGCCCCGCCGCGGTCCGCTGCACGTAAAGCACCGGCGGCTCGAAGGGCGGCAGCGCGAACCCCGGCGGCTCCAGCATCACAAGCAGCGGGCCACTCCACCCCGGCACGTTAACCATCGTGGCCCCCTCCGGCAGCCGCTCGGGCGGCAGGCCGAAGCGCCGCGCGATGAGCTCACGCGTGGTCATCGAACAGCGCCTCCATCGCCTCATCCAGAGCCCCCGCGTCGAAGCCCTTCAGGTAGCGCTCCGTCACCTGCACGTTTGCGTGGCCCAGCGCTTTCGAGATGCTGTACAGGTCCATGCCCTTCGTGCGGGCCATGTCGGCGAAGCTGTGCCGGGAGACGTGGAAGCTCAGGTGCTTGTCGATGCCGGCCCGCCGGGCCAGCTGCTTCAGGTACTTGTTCACCAGCGCGTTCCGCGCCGAGATCGCCGTCACCAGCTTCTCCGGCGTGTTCACGTCACGCCCGGCCAGGAGCGGGAAGACGTACTCCTCCGGGCCGGGCAGCCGCTCGGGCCAGTAGCGGGTCAGGATCGCACGGGCCGGTGGCAGCAGCTTGATGCTCTTCGTGCTGCCGGTCTTGCTCATCCGGTACGTCAGGCGGATGCCGCGGCCTTCCTCCCGCAGCGCCTCACCCGTGAGCTTGGCCAGGTCGCCGAAGCGGATGCCCGCACAGTAGAAGGAGAAGAGCCAGTAGTTGCGGACGTGCCAGAGCAACGAGCCCTCTTTCAGCGGCAGGTCCTCGATGCGGCGGACCTCCTCGTACGTGAGCTTCGCCCGGCGTGTGGGGCGCTCCTTGACGGGCTGGAAGGCGAAGAACGGGTTCGTGGCCTGGTCGGCCTTCCCCTCCCGGATGGCCCGGTAATAGATCGCCCGGATCGCGTTGAGGTTGACGCGCGCGGTGTTCGGGCTGTTGCCGTAGTGCGTGAGCAGGTGCGTCTCGTAGCGGCGCAGCAGTTCGGGCGTGACGGCCTCGAAGGGCAGCGGCTCGCCCGTGAAGGCCCGAAACTTCTTCACGCAGGACTTGTACCGCTTGTGCGTGTAGATCTGGCCGCGTCGCTTCAGGTCGGAGATGACCTCATCGGCGAAGGCGAAGAAGTCGGCCTCGTCCTGGCCCTCCAGGCGGGCGCGCCAGTCGTCCACGGTGAACGGGCCACGGGCGGCCAGGTCGAGCGACAGGCGTTCGGCCTCCAGCAGGCGGGCCTCGATGTGGGCGTTGATCGCGTCGGCGTTGGGGTGCCCCTTGCGGACACGTCCCGCGCGGGCGTTCCAATGGCGGGGCGGGATGCGGATGCCGGCGGCGACGTAGCGCGTCTTGCGCCGGTGCGTCAGGCGCAGGTATACGGGCGTCTGCCCGCGCGCGTCCACGTCGCCCGGCTTGATGACGGGCTTCGCGGTAGGCATGAAAGGAACGTGAGCCGGTGTTCAGGTGTTGTCGGTTTCGACAACATTTCGACAACATTTTAGTTCCTTTCTCAAACTCTCTCGGTATCATGGAATCACAGAATCGCCCAAAATGGAGCAGAAACGCGCATTTTCAGCATCAGCGGGAGTCTATCAAAATCGCCCTCGTACTTCTCTCCTGGGCACCAGCCGTCGCACACCAAGCCGTTGAGTCGAAAAGACTTGACGGCTTGCTTTTTTGAGTCACCCCGCACTGCCCCCACGATGCCCCGCCTCGAACACATCGGCATAGCCGTCCGGGATCCGGCGGCTGTGGCCGCCCTGCTGGAACGGCTTCTCGAGACGTCTCCCTACAAGGTCGAAACGGTCGAGCGGGAGGGCGTGCGAACCCACTTCGTCTCGGCGGAGACGGCCAAGCTCGAACTGCTGGAAGCCGTGGGGCCGGATTCCCCCCTCTCGAAGTTTCTCGAAAAACGCGGGGAGGGCCTCCATCACCTTGCCTTCGAGGTGGAAGACCTCGACGCCACGATGGACCGCCTGCGCGCCCTCGGCTTTCAGCCGCTGAGCGACACCCCCCGCCCCGGCGCCGACGGCAAGCGCATCTTCTTTCTCCACCCGAAACAGACCCACGGGGTGCTGGTAGAGTTCTGCCAGAGCACTCCGGCACCCTTTCCTGCCGTCGAGGTGCGCACCGGAACGAAGCTCGTCACCGTCCACACGGCCGGCTCGCCCGCGGCCCCGCCGCTGGTGCTCTTTTCCGGTGAGGACGGCCCCCCGACCGTCAGGACGCGGGACGCGTCCGGGCTCGACCCGCTCGTCCGCCGGCTGGAGCCGCACTTCCACGTGCTGATCCCGGAAGAGGCCCTCGATACGGAAACCTTCCCGGCCGTGCTCGACCGGTTCGGGCACGAGACCGCGTACCTGCTCGGTTATGCGAACGGCTGCACGGTCGCGCAAGAGATGGCCCGCCACCGGCCCGACCGCATCCGCCGCCTGGCCCTGTGCCTGTCCGCCGCGCCCGTATGGCCCGGGGCCGGGACCACCCGCCCCGACGTCCCCACGCTCGTCATCTCCGGAAACCGGCCAGCGGAGCTGGACACCGCATGGCGTCTCCACGCCGCCCTGCCCCGGGCCACCCTGGCCGTGCTGCCGGAAACCTCCTCCCCGGCACCGCTCGCCCTGGACGCGCTGGTGGCCGTCCTCCGCCACCACTTCACCGCCGGATGATACGGGAGCGGCCCGCTACGAGCCCACCGTCTCCGGGCCGGCCGCCGCGCGCTCCCGCAGGGAGGCACGGCGCGACGACAACCAGGCATCCAGGCTGTACCGCCCGGGTCCCAGCGGCATCAAGCCCACGAGCACGAAAAAGTTCTTGAGGGCATGCGCCGGCGTTCCCTGCCCCGTCACGAAGTGCCGCACCGTCGCCACAAACATGGTGAAGGCCAGCAGCGCACACACGGGGCGATAGAACAGTCCGAGGGCAATCAGGACGCCCCCGATCGACTCTGAAACGGCCGCCATGAACCCGAAGAAGGTGTGGCCGAAGGTGATTCCGAACATCTCCATGGCACTGCCCACACCGGCCCAGGTCTCCGGCCCGCCGGAGAGCTTCCCCCATCCGTGAAAGAAGAGAAAGCCCAGGCCGAACCCCAGCCTGAAAAAGAGCAGACCTGCATCCTGATAACGCGCAAGTCGATCACCAATCATGATGAACTCCCGGTCTGGTTCGAAAAAAACGTCCCGGCACCGCGATCTCCCGGCCCCCTGGTTTGGCCGGGGATGCCGGGGTCATGCCAGGTTTTCGCGGAGAAAGTCCACAGTGCGTTGCCAGGCTTTCCGGGCGGCCGCCTCGTCGTAGCGCGGGGTGGTGTCGTTGTGGAAGCCGTGGTTCACGTGGGGGTAGAAGTGGGTGGAATACGCCTTCTGGTGTTCCATCAGGGCGGCTTCGTAGGCGGGCCAGCCGGCGTTGACCCGTGCATCCAGCCCGGCGAAGTGGAGCATCAGCGGGGCCTGGATGGTGGGTACGTCTTCCGCAGCCGGTTGTCCCCCGTAGAACGGCACCGCCGCCCCCAGTTCCGGCACCCGCACCGCCATCATGTTGGCCACCCACCCCCCGAAGCAGAACCCCACGACGCCGGCCCGGCCGGTACACCGGGGATGCCGTTTCAGGTAGTCGAACCCCGCGATGAAATCCTCCAGCATCTCGTCCCGATCCCGCTGGCGTTGCAGGGCCCGCCCCTCGTCGTCGTTGCCGGGGTAGCCGCCGAGCGGCGTCAGCGCATCCGGTGCCAGGGCCACGAAGCCGGCCAGGGCCGCCCGCCGGCAGACGTCCTCGATGTGCGGGTTGAGGCCCCGGTTCTCGTGGACCACCACCACGCCGGGCCATGGTCCGGCGGCACCGGCGGGCCA
This window contains:
- a CDS encoding dienelactone hydrolase family protein, whose amino-acid sequence is MKRSISKEDLSQEVFDLYDLYAHDQIDRRTFVSRLSQYAAGGVTVAALLDYLMPKYATARQVQPGDPRLDEEYVTYASPRGGGTIRGLLAWPAGAAGPWPGVVVVHENRGLNPHIEDVCRRAALAGFVALAPDALTPLGGYPGNDDEGRALQRQRDRDEMLEDFIAGFDYLKRHPRCTGRAGVVGFCFGGWVANMMAVRVPELGAAVPFYGGQPAAEDVPTIQAPLMLHFAGLDARVNAGWPAYEAALMEHQKAYSTHFYPHVNHGFHNDTTPRYDEAAARKAWQRTVDFLRENLA
- a CDS encoding DoxX family protein, translating into MIGDRLARYQDAGLLFFRLGFGLGFLFFHGWGKLSGGPETWAGVGSAMEMFGITFGHTFFGFMAAVSESIGGVLIALGLFYRPVCALLAFTMFVATVRHFVTGQGTPAHALKNFFVLVGLMPLGPGRYSLDAWLSSRRASLRERAAAGPETVGS
- a CDS encoding helix-turn-helix domain-containing protein, with the translated sequence MQIIALDPAVLDDLRAAIRQDLEEVLRPDARTAEARNPEPLAYISNAEAIRLLGVSRATLQRWRDSGELPYAKVGTMIFYRREDLETFIGRHLVGGRAER
- a CDS encoding site-specific integrase, whose protein sequence is MPTAKPVIKPGDVDARGQTPVYLRLTHRRKTRYVAAGIRIPPRHWNARAGRVRKGHPNADAINAHIEARLLEAERLSLDLAARGPFTVDDWRARLEGQDEADFFAFADEVISDLKRRGQIYTHKRYKSCVKKFRAFTGEPLPFEAVTPELLRRYETHLLTHYGNSPNTARVNLNAIRAIYYRAIREGKADQATNPFFAFQPVKERPTRRAKLTYEEVRRIEDLPLKEGSLLWHVRNYWLFSFYCAGIRFGDLAKLTGEALREEGRGIRLTYRMSKTGSTKSIKLLPPARAILTRYWPERLPGPEEYVFPLLAGRDVNTPEKLVTAISARNALVNKYLKQLARRAGIDKHLSFHVSRHSFADMARTKGMDLYSISKALGHANVQVTERYLKGFDAGALDEAMEALFDDHA
- the mce gene encoding methylmalonyl-CoA epimerase, which gives rise to MPRLEHIGIAVRDPAAVAALLERLLETSPYKVETVEREGVRTHFVSAETAKLELLEAVGPDSPLSKFLEKRGEGLHHLAFEVEDLDATMDRLRALGFQPLSDTPRPGADGKRIFFLHPKQTHGVLVEFCQSTPAPFPAVEVRTGTKLVTVHTAGSPAAPPLVLFSGEDGPPTVRTRDASGLDPLVRRLEPHFHVLIPEEALDTETFPAVLDRFGHETAYLLGYANGCTVAQEMARHRPDRIRRLALCLSAAPVWPGAGTTRPDVPTLVISGNRPAELDTAWRLHAALPRATLAVLPETSSPAPLALDALVAVLRHHFTAG